A genomic segment from Zonotrichia albicollis isolate bZonAlb1 chromosome 19, bZonAlb1.hap1, whole genome shotgun sequence encodes:
- the MRPL12 gene encoding large ribosomal subunit protein bL12m: MAHRCSGAVSLLAGSGARGPPGARAGRSVRCPRAAMLPAALPAACRALLPRPSLLLLPLRPLPPRRGAPAGLRALGTGPARRSEALAGAPLDTAAKEYSPKVRQLVRDIAGLTLLEVADLNALLKETLKIPDVGVMPAAAAASLLPAQAAPQEEEEVVPLKKEKTHFTVRLTEFKAADKVKLIKEVKNFVPGVNLVQAKKLVESLPQEIKANASKEEAEKIKAALEAAGGTVVLE; the protein is encoded by the exons ATGGCGCACCGCTGCTCGGGCGCTGTGTCGCtattggctgggagtggcgcgCGGGGCCCGCCGGGAGCGCGGGCGGGGCGGAGCGTTCGGTGTCCTCGGGCCGCCATGCTGCCCGCCGCGCTGCCCGCCGCCTGCCGGGCGCTGCTCCCGCGGCCCTcgctgctcctgctgccgctccggccgctgccgccgcgCCGCGGGGCCCCCGCCGGGCTGCGGGCGCTCGGCACCGGCCCCGCGCGGCGCTCGGAGGCGCTGGCCGGGGCGCCGCTGGACACGGCCGCCAAGGAGTACTCGCCCAAGGTGCGGCAGCTGGTGCGGGACATCGCGGGGCTGACGCTGCTGGAGGTGGCCGATCTCAACGCGCTGCTCAAG GAGACGCTGAAGATCCCGGACGTGGGGGTGAtgcccgcggccgccgccgcctccctgCTGCCCGCCCAGGCGGCTCCGCAG gaggaggaggaggtggtcccgctcaagaaggaaaaaactcaTTTCACCGTCCGGCTGACCGAGTTTAAAGCCGCTGACAAGGTGAAGCTGATTAAGGAGGTGAAGAACTTCGTGCCCGGAGTGAACCTGGTGCAG GCAAAGAAGCTGGTGGAGTCCCTTCCGCAGGAGATCAAGGCCAACGCCTCCAAGGAGGAAGCAGAGAAGATCAAAGCAGcgctggaggcagcaggagggacTGTTGTTCTGGAGTAG